In Azospirillaceae bacterium, a genomic segment contains:
- a CDS encoding ABC transporter ATP-binding protein: protein MTLEAHDIRLALDARTVLDGVSLALNPGQLCGLIGPNGAGKSSLLRVLAGLRRPDGGRVTLDGAPLASPPDSATARRLAYLAQDRDIHWPLTVAHVVELGRLPHRGPFRADGPADRAAVETALAAADCAHLRTRVATTLSGGERARVLLARALAGQPDILLADEPAAGLDPLHQVQVMALLKHMAGQGAAVLAVLHDLNAAAGWCDRVLMLHGGRLVADGPPAEVLEPGLLHTIYGVEIARGQVDGQPIFIARR from the coding sequence ATGACCCTGGAAGCCCATGACATCCGCCTGGCCCTGGACGCCCGCACCGTGCTGGACGGCGTATCCCTGGCCCTGAATCCAGGGCAGCTGTGCGGCCTGATCGGCCCCAATGGGGCGGGCAAGTCCAGCCTGCTGCGCGTCCTGGCGGGCCTGCGCCGGCCGGATGGCGGCAGGGTGACGCTGGACGGTGCGCCCCTGGCCAGCCCGCCCGACAGCGCCACGGCCCGCCGCCTGGCCTATTTGGCGCAGGACCGTGACATCCATTGGCCGCTGACGGTGGCGCATGTGGTGGAATTGGGCCGCCTGCCCCATCGCGGCCCCTTCCGCGCCGACGGTCCCGCCGACCGCGCGGCGGTGGAGACGGCATTGGCCGCCGCCGATTGCGCCCATCTGCGTACGCGCGTCGCCACCACCCTGTCGGGGGGTGAACGGGCGCGGGTGCTGCTGGCCCGTGCCCTGGCGGGGCAGCCGGACATCCTGCTGGCGGACGAACCGGCGGCCGGCCTGGACCCCCTGCACCAGGTGCAGGTGATGGCGCTGCTGAAACACATGGCGGGGCAAGGGGCCGCCGTCCTGGCCGTGCTGCATGATTTGAACGCGGCGGCCGGCTGGTGCGACCGGGTGCTGATGCTGCACGGCGGGCGGCTGGTCGCGGACGGTCCGCCGGCCGAGGTACTGGAACCGGGGCTGCTGCATACCATTTACGGCGTGGAGATCGCCCGGGGCCAGGTCGATGGCCAGCCGATTTTTATTGCCCGGCGCTAG
- a CDS encoding polymer-forming cytoskeletal protein, which translates to MVRGLRAAFLVLLLASGLPGTAGASGWLTGRNIIVASPADDGVVAVGRTIQVDAPVAGSVVLLGSTATVSGTVADSLFVLAGSTTLTGQVAGDVVLVAGSIDMEKTSVVSGDATLLGGDVTLSGTVAGDVAVKGGNLTLAGTVMGDVDASSGKLALLPGARIMGNVTFSGPHALDVPAGAHIEGKVEHKGESMHRSSHDDDEDEDSAQDRHDRRDNHHGWHIWMPWFGGIGLISFAVGMLLVGGVLYVLFPGVVTNVAAGIAAQPGSAAVKGLAVLILVPLVALLCLVTIIGIPVSLVLGFAYVLLLMVAMPLAGFALSDLMTQRRGPPVSPGDRIRRYALTVLVLSVVQAIPLAGGLVKFGLLLLGLGGATTHLRRRGPAAGY; encoded by the coding sequence ATGGTGCGGGGATTACGGGCGGCGTTCCTGGTTCTTCTTCTGGCGTCGGGCCTGCCGGGCACAGCCGGGGCCAGCGGCTGGCTGACCGGGCGCAACATCATCGTGGCCAGCCCCGCCGATGACGGCGTCGTCGCCGTGGGCCGCACCATCCAGGTGGATGCGCCCGTGGCCGGCAGCGTCGTGCTGCTGGGCTCCACCGCCACCGTCAGCGGCACCGTGGCCGACAGCCTGTTCGTGCTGGCCGGCAGCACCACCCTGACCGGCCAGGTGGCGGGCGACGTGGTGCTGGTCGCCGGCTCCATCGACATGGAGAAGACCTCCGTCGTGTCGGGCGACGCCACCCTGCTGGGTGGGGACGTGACCTTGAGCGGCACGGTGGCCGGCGACGTGGCGGTGAAGGGCGGCAACCTGACCCTGGCCGGCACCGTCATGGGCGATGTGGACGCCAGTTCCGGCAAGCTGGCGCTGCTGCCCGGGGCCCGCATCATGGGCAACGTCACCTTCAGCGGCCCGCACGCGCTGGACGTGCCGGCCGGCGCCCACATCGAAGGCAAGGTCGAACACAAGGGCGAGTCCATGCACCGCTCCTCCCACGACGATGATGAGGATGAGGACAGCGCGCAGGACCGCCACGACCGGCGCGACAATCACCATGGCTGGCACATCTGGATGCCCTGGTTCGGCGGCATCGGCCTGATCAGCTTCGCCGTCGGCATGCTGCTGGTGGGCGGCGTGCTGTACGTCCTGTTCCCCGGCGTGGTCACCAATGTTGCCGCCGGCATCGCCGCACAGCCGGGGTCGGCGGCGGTCAAGGGGCTGGCCGTCCTGATCCTGGTCCCGCTGGTGGCGCTGTTGTGCCTGGTCACCATCATCGGCATCCCGGTCAGCCTGGTGCTGGGCTTTGCCTATGTGCTGCTGCTGATGGTGGCCATGCCGCTGGCGGGCTTCGCCCTGTCCGACCTGATGACCCAGCGGCGCGGCCCGCCGGTCAGCCCCGGGGACCGCATCCGCCGCTACGCCCTGACCGTGCTGGTGTTGAGCGTGGTGCAGGCCATTCCCCTGGCCGGCGGCCTGGTGAAGTTCGGCCTGCTGCTGCTGGGCCTGGGCGGCGCCACCACCCATCTGCGCCGCCGTGGGCCCGCCGCCGGTTATTGA
- a CDS encoding helix-turn-helix transcriptional regulator, giving the protein MGAQKSSVTGTLASAYSLSKRGEGPNPIDIHVGNRLRLRRTLLGLSQEILGEAVGITFQQLQKYERGMNRISASRLFNLSQVLGIPVGYFFEDLPASEQATRIALGSEEGETMARRETLELVRAYYRVPDGAVRRRAFDLLKALGGDVRETADA; this is encoded by the coding sequence ATGGGTGCTCAAAAGAGCTCTGTGACCGGTACCCTTGCATCCGCGTATTCGCTTTCCAAGCGCGGTGAGGGTCCCAATCCTATCGACATTCACGTTGGCAACCGGTTGCGCTTGCGCCGTACTTTGCTGGGCCTGAGTCAGGAGATTTTGGGTGAAGCCGTCGGCATCACCTTCCAGCAGCTCCAGAAGTACGAACGTGGCATGAACCGCATCAGCGCCAGCCGCCTGTTCAACCTTTCGCAGGTGCTGGGCATTCCCGTCGGATACTTCTTCGAGGACCTTCCGGCGTCCGAGCAAGCCACGCGCATCGCGCTGGGCAGCGAGGAAGGCGAGACCATGGCCCGCCGCGAAACGCTGGAACTGGTGCGCGCCTACTATCGCGTACCGGACGGCGCCGTCCGTCGCCGCGCCTTCGACCTGCTGAAGGCCCTGGGTGGCGACGTGCGCGAGACTGCGGACGCCTGA
- a CDS encoding phosphatidylinositol-specific phospholipase C domain-containing protein, whose protein sequence is MAYTALNWMSQLAADRMLHQITIPGTHDSATHELNYPSKTQNATVPEQLDMGVRYFDLRMDGSTNGLRIIHGGTWGSGNTSYYLGDIAKMFHDFLVKPASSQETLIVQLKYDRWELSNYHAGVLDILRTAFGAEQSRLYLSPIRADNTIPTLAGLRGKLVVLRRYEIDTNEEVADACTPVKMFAKGSLYNAWSANPDNHTWASVFEGAKFEWPDTGANLNDYRNRHGLSFVIQDAYTDDPADKVKKVLAFIEAAGKSAGPDSWYLNFSSTKDPGASAEIINPQLTQKLDGSPKHPVHGYGTILMDFVTPSFVNSVIAANF, encoded by the coding sequence ATGGCCTACACCGCCCTGAACTGGATGTCGCAGCTTGCCGCTGACCGCATGCTGCATCAGATCACCATCCCCGGCACGCACGACAGTGCGACCCACGAACTCAACTATCCCAGCAAGACCCAGAACGCGACCGTGCCCGAGCAGCTGGACATGGGCGTGCGTTATTTCGACCTGCGGATGGACGGCAGCACCAACGGCCTGCGCATCATCCACGGCGGGACATGGGGCAGCGGCAACACCAGCTATTACCTGGGTGACATCGCGAAGATGTTCCACGATTTCCTGGTGAAGCCGGCATCCAGCCAGGAGACGCTGATCGTCCAACTGAAGTACGACCGCTGGGAACTCAGCAACTACCACGCCGGCGTCCTGGACATCCTGCGCACCGCCTTCGGCGCCGAGCAGAGCCGCCTGTATCTGAGTCCCATCCGGGCCGACAACACCATTCCCACCCTGGCCGGGCTGCGCGGCAAGCTGGTGGTGCTGCGTCGTTACGAGATCGACACGAATGAAGAGGTGGCGGACGCCTGCACCCCGGTGAAGATGTTCGCGAAGGGGAGCCTCTACAACGCGTGGAGCGCCAATCCCGACAACCACACCTGGGCGTCGGTGTTCGAGGGGGCCAAGTTCGAATGGCCGGACACGGGCGCCAACCTGAATGACTACCGCAACCGTCACGGCCTGTCCTTCGTCATCCAGGACGCCTACACCGACGATCCGGCGGACAAGGTGAAGAAGGTGCTGGCTTTCATCGAGGCGGCTGGAAAGTCCGCCGGGCCCGACAGCTGGTATCTCAATTTCTCCAGCACGAAGGACCCGGGGGCCTCGGCCGAGATCATCAATCCGCAGCTGACCCAGAAACTGGACGGGTCACCCAAACACCCCGTGCACGGCTACGGCACCATCCTGATGGATTTCGTGACGCCGTCGTTCGTCAACTCGGTGATCGCCGCCAACTTCTGA
- a CDS encoding pseudouridine-5'-phosphate glycosidase, which produces MLDYCVIKAEVAAAVKAGRAVVALESTVISHGLPYPANIETAQAMEATVRTHGAVPATIAILDGRIRVGLEAEDFQRLAAGGIRKVSRRDLPLVLAAGGDGATTVSATMIGARLAGISVFATGGIGGVHRGAETTLDISADLEELARTDVAVVCAGAKAILDLPKTLEYLETRGVPVIGYGTDHFPAFYTANCALPVDARCDSAEDVARILRAKWHLGLTGGAIIAVPIPEEAALDAEAIEQAIRLAVAEAEGQGVRGKELTPFLLSRLEQLTEGASLVANRALLLNNAAVAARIASAYATLRQDTALPRRPPGKRPLY; this is translated from the coding sequence ATGCTGGACTATTGCGTGATCAAGGCCGAGGTCGCGGCCGCCGTGAAGGCGGGGCGCGCGGTGGTGGCGCTGGAATCCACGGTGATCAGCCACGGCCTGCCCTATCCCGCCAATATCGAAACCGCCCAGGCGATGGAGGCAACGGTGCGCACGCACGGTGCCGTGCCGGCCACCATCGCCATCCTGGACGGCCGTATCCGCGTGGGCCTGGAGGCGGAGGATTTCCAGCGCCTGGCCGCCGGCGGCATCCGGAAGGTCAGCCGCCGAGACCTGCCCCTGGTGCTGGCGGCGGGCGGCGATGGCGCCACCACCGTGTCGGCCACCATGATCGGCGCGCGGCTGGCCGGCATCAGCGTCTTCGCCACCGGCGGCATCGGCGGCGTGCACCGGGGGGCGGAAACCACCCTGGACATCTCCGCCGACTTGGAGGAACTGGCCCGTACCGACGTGGCGGTGGTCTGCGCCGGGGCCAAGGCCATCCTGGACCTGCCCAAGACCCTGGAATATCTGGAGACGCGCGGCGTGCCGGTCATCGGCTACGGCACCGATCATTTCCCCGCCTTCTACACCGCCAACTGCGCCCTGCCGGTGGATGCGCGCTGTGATTCGGCGGAGGACGTGGCCCGCATCCTGCGCGCCAAATGGCACCTGGGCCTGACCGGCGGCGCCATCATCGCCGTTCCCATCCCGGAGGAGGCGGCGCTGGACGCCGAGGCGATCGAACAGGCCATCCGCCTGGCGGTGGCCGAGGCCGAGGGCCAGGGCGTGCGCGGCAAGGAGCTGACGCCCTTCCTGCTGTCTCGCCTGGAACAGCTGACGGAAGGCGCCAGCCTGGTGGCCAACCGCGCCCTGCTGCTGAACAACGCCGCCGTGGCGGCGCGGATCGCCAGCGCCTACGCCACCCTGCGCCAGGACACCGCCCTGCCGCGCCGGCCGCCGGGCAAGCGTCCGTTGTATTGA
- a CDS encoding iron ABC transporter permease, translating to MTAFLRRHPRALLLPLAAALFVASLSIGASGVSLGGVLADWRSGGGGTAMVIFTEIRLPRALLGLLVGGALGMSGAALQGMLRNPLAEPAVIGVSPCAALGAVIAFYSGFANALPLGLPLGGIAGALLAVALLFALAGRSVGVLTLILAGIALSSFAGAATSLALSLSPNPYALAEIVFWMMGSLADRTLDQVYLAAPFIAVGAALLLSAGPALDALSLGEDTARSMGFPVSRVGARVVLGTALAVGASVAVTGAVGFVGLVVPHLLRPLVGHQPRRLLVPSFLGGACLVLAADTALRLGGPGHELKLGVVTALLGAPFFLGLVLATRRRLA from the coding sequence ATGACCGCCTTCCTGCGTCGCCACCCCCGGGCCCTGCTGCTGCCGCTGGCGGCGGCCCTGTTCGTCGCGTCGCTGTCCATCGGCGCCAGCGGCGTGTCGCTGGGCGGCGTGCTGGCCGACTGGCGCAGCGGTGGGGGCGGCACGGCCATGGTGATCTTCACGGAGATCAGGCTGCCCCGCGCCCTGCTGGGCCTGCTGGTGGGCGGTGCCTTGGGCATGAGCGGTGCCGCCCTGCAGGGCATGCTGCGCAACCCGCTGGCGGAGCCGGCGGTCATCGGCGTGTCGCCCTGCGCCGCCTTGGGCGCCGTCATCGCCTTCTACAGCGGCTTCGCCAATGCCCTGCCCCTGGGCCTGCCCTTGGGCGGCATCGCGGGCGCCCTGCTGGCCGTGGCCCTGCTGTTCGCCCTGGCCGGCCGCAGCGTGGGCGTGCTGACCCTGATCCTGGCCGGCATCGCGCTCAGCAGTTTCGCGGGTGCGGCCACCTCGCTGGCCCTGTCGCTATCGCCCAACCCCTACGCGCTGGCGGAGATCGTCTTCTGGATGATGGGCTCGCTGGCCGACCGCACCCTGGACCAGGTCTATCTGGCCGCCCCCTTCATCGCCGTGGGTGCGGCCCTGCTGCTGAGCGCTGGGCCGGCGCTGGACGCCCTGTCGCTGGGGGAGGATACCGCCCGGTCCATGGGTTTTCCCGTCAGCCGGGTGGGCGCCCGGGTGGTGCTGGGCACCGCGCTGGCGGTGGGCGCGTCGGTGGCCGTCACCGGGGCCGTGGGTTTCGTGGGATTGGTGGTGCCCCACCTGCTGCGCCCGCTGGTGGGGCACCAGCCGCGCCGCCTGCTGGTCCCGTCCTTCCTGGGCGGGGCCTGCCTGGTGCTGGCGGCCGACACGGCCCTGCGCCTGGGCGGGCCGGGGCATGAGCTGAAGCTGGGCGTGGTCACCGCCCTGCTGGGCGCGCCCTTCTTCCTGGGCCTGGTGCTGGCGACGCGGCGGAGGCTGGCATGA
- a CDS encoding M14 family metallopeptidase: MTHTTEDIALDHGFPGTRRSLTIHRFGPTSPASAPVPKAYIQAALHADEIPGLLVAQHLLARLAQADTQGLIRGDIVLVPYANPIGLSQAVLGTAIGRFALSSGVNFNRDFPDLTAQVADQVMSHLGADATTNVALVRRAAVAAAAALETATEADSLRKALLGLAIDADYVLDLHCDSEALLHAYTGTESWPEAQDLMADLGCRAVFLALESGGSPFDEACSGLWWRLRNRLTADGKQAPPLPAACLAATIELRGRQDVDDGLAATDADALMRFLVRRGLVAGDALPPPLPAGTATPLAGVDRVRAPVAGVILYRAALGDTVSIGQTVAEVVDPVTGIRHPARARTPGIVWARAEQRYAAAGAIIASVAGEKPLADEGSGLLTAR; encoded by the coding sequence ATGACGCACACGACCGAAGACATCGCCCTGGACCATGGCTTCCCCGGAACCCGGCGCAGCCTGACCATCCATCGTTTCGGTCCCACTTCCCCTGCATCCGCACCGGTTCCCAAGGCCTACATCCAGGCCGCACTGCACGCCGATGAGATACCGGGCCTGCTGGTGGCCCAGCATCTGCTGGCGCGCCTGGCCCAGGCCGACACCCAGGGGCTGATCCGTGGCGACATCGTCCTGGTGCCCTATGCCAACCCCATCGGCCTGTCCCAGGCCGTGCTGGGCACCGCCATCGGCCGCTTCGCGCTCAGCAGCGGCGTCAACTTCAACCGCGATTTCCCTGACCTGACGGCCCAGGTGGCCGACCAGGTGATGAGCCACCTGGGCGCCGACGCTACGACCAACGTGGCCCTGGTGCGCCGCGCCGCCGTGGCCGCCGCCGCCGCCCTGGAGACCGCGACCGAGGCCGACAGCCTGCGCAAGGCGCTGCTGGGCCTGGCCATCGACGCCGACTATGTCCTGGACCTGCATTGCGACAGCGAGGCCTTGCTGCACGCCTACACCGGCACCGAATCCTGGCCGGAGGCGCAGGATCTGATGGCCGACCTGGGCTGCCGCGCCGTCTTCCTGGCGCTGGAATCCGGCGGCAGCCCGTTCGACGAGGCCTGTTCCGGCCTGTGGTGGCGCCTGCGTAACCGCCTGACGGCGGATGGCAAGCAAGCGCCACCCCTTCCCGCCGCCTGCCTGGCCGCCACCATCGAGCTGCGCGGACGCCAGGATGTGGATGACGGCCTGGCCGCGACGGACGCCGACGCGCTGATGCGTTTCCTGGTGCGCCGGGGCCTGGTGGCGGGTGACGCCCTACCCCCGCCGCTGCCCGCCGGCACCGCCACCCCCCTGGCCGGCGTGGACCGGGTGCGGGCACCGGTTGCCGGCGTCATCCTTTACCGGGCGGCGTTGGGCGACACCGTCAGCATCGGCCAGACGGTGGCGGAGGTGGTGGATCCCGTCACCGGCATCCGCCACCCGGCGCGCGCCCGCACCCCCGGTATCGTCTGGGCCCGGGCGGAACAGCGCTACGCCGCCGCCGGCGCCATCATCGCCAGCGTCGCCGGCGAGAAGCCGCTGGCCGATGAGGGCAGCGGCCTGCTGACCGCGCGCTGA
- a CDS encoding NAD(P)/FAD-dependent oxidoreductase encodes MTGSYDVIIVGGSYAGLSAALQLGRARRRVLVIDAGQRRNRFADASHGFLGQDGVLPGQIIATARAQLARYTTVTVMEGKALAASRTQAGFTVETTTGTAASARLILASGVEDVLPEVPGLAARWGRHVFHCPYCHGYELNQGRVGVLATGPWSLHHAQMLPDWGPTTLFLNGAFEPDADQLADLERRGVTVERTPVAGLFDEGADLRLADGRTIPLAGLFTMARTRITNPLVVQLGVDVETGPLGEWVRVDEMQQTNVPGLFAGGDLSRMMASVALAVSSGAMAGVTAHRSLLFPD; translated from the coding sequence ATGACCGGAAGTTACGACGTCATCATCGTGGGCGGCAGCTACGCCGGCCTGTCCGCCGCCCTGCAACTGGGCCGCGCCCGCCGCCGCGTCCTGGTCATCGATGCCGGCCAGCGCCGCAACCGCTTCGCCGACGCCTCACACGGCTTCCTGGGCCAGGACGGCGTGCTGCCCGGCCAGATCATCGCCACCGCGCGGGCGCAGCTGGCGCGCTACACCACCGTGACGGTGATGGAGGGCAAGGCCCTGGCGGCATCGCGCACGCAGGCCGGCTTCACCGTGGAGACCACCACCGGCACCGCCGCCAGCGCCCGGCTGATCCTCGCGTCAGGGGTGGAGGATGTGCTGCCCGAGGTGCCGGGCCTGGCGGCGCGCTGGGGCCGGCATGTGTTCCACTGCCCCTACTGCCATGGCTATGAGTTGAACCAGGGCCGCGTCGGCGTGCTGGCCACCGGGCCGTGGTCGCTGCACCACGCCCAGATGCTGCCCGACTGGGGCCCCACCACCCTGTTCCTGAACGGCGCGTTCGAGCCGGACGCCGATCAGTTGGCGGACCTGGAACGGCGCGGCGTGACGGTGGAGCGCACACCCGTCGCCGGCCTGTTCGATGAGGGCGCCGACCTCCGCCTGGCCGACGGACGCACCATCCCCCTGGCCGGCCTGTTCACCATGGCCCGCACCCGCATCACCAACCCGCTGGTGGTCCAGCTGGGTGTGGATGTCGAAACCGGGCCGCTGGGCGAATGGGTGCGGGTGGACGAGATGCAGCAGACCAACGTACCCGGACTGTTCGCCGGCGGGGATTTGTCGCGCATGATGGCATCGGTGGCGCTGGCGGTGTCCAGCGGCGCCATGGCCGGCGTGACCGCCCACCGGTCGCTGCTGTTCCCGGATTAA
- the aguB gene encoding N-carbamoylputrescine amidase yields the protein MRQVTVAATQTWCDWNKGGNIDRVEALVRRAAAAGAQIILPQELFETPYFCINQKAAHFAHAAPAEGHPVLAHFSALARELEVVLPTSFFERAGNAYFNSLAMIDADGAILGVYRKSHIPDGPGYQEKFYFSPGDTGFQVYQTRYAAIGTAICWDQWFPETARAMALQGAEILFYPTAIGSEPQDPTLDSRDHWQRVMQGHAGANLVPLVASNRIGTEADDDRSITFYGSSFIADPKGAKVAEATRTEETVLTATFDLDEVAAMRSSWGVFRDRRPELYASLLTLDGRTRRG from the coding sequence ATGCGACAGGTGACGGTGGCGGCCACCCAGACGTGGTGCGACTGGAACAAGGGCGGCAACATCGACCGGGTGGAGGCGCTGGTGCGCCGGGCCGCCGCTGCCGGCGCCCAGATCATCCTGCCCCAGGAACTGTTCGAGACGCCCTATTTCTGCATCAACCAGAAGGCCGCGCACTTCGCCCACGCCGCCCCGGCGGAGGGGCATCCCGTGCTGGCCCACTTCTCGGCGCTGGCCCGCGAGCTTGAGGTCGTACTGCCCACCAGCTTCTTCGAGAGGGCGGGCAACGCCTACTTCAACTCGCTGGCCATGATCGACGCCGACGGCGCCATCCTGGGCGTCTACCGCAAGAGCCACATTCCCGACGGCCCGGGCTATCAGGAAAAGTTCTACTTCAGCCCCGGCGACACCGGCTTCCAGGTCTACCAGACCCGATACGCCGCCATCGGCACCGCCATCTGCTGGGACCAATGGTTCCCGGAAACCGCCCGCGCCATGGCGCTTCAGGGGGCGGAGATCCTGTTCTACCCCACCGCCATCGGCTCGGAACCGCAGGACCCCACCCTGGACAGCCGCGACCATTGGCAACGGGTGATGCAGGGCCATGCCGGCGCCAACCTGGTGCCGCTGGTGGCCAGCAACCGCATCGGCACCGAGGCGGACGACGACCGCAGCATCACCTTCTACGGGTCGTCCTTCATCGCCGATCCCAAGGGCGCCAAGGTGGCGGAGGCGACTCGCACGGAAGAGACGGTGCTGACCGCCACCTTCGATCTGGACGAGGTCGCGGCCATGCGATCGTCCTGGGGCGTGTTCCGCGACCGCCGGCCGGAGCTCTATGCGTCCCTGTTGACCCTGGATGGACGCACACGCAGGGGTTGA
- a CDS encoding Rrf2 family transcriptional regulator, which produces MSRDSRLARMAHVMVHMACHDGAATSDTIARMLGTNPVVVRRTMAALRDRGYVASEKGPRGGWRLLRPLADVTLLDIHRALETASVFTLGPSAERADCTVEHTANLAILDAMDQANAALEAALGRVRLSDILAQGLALRQAQALAVGQPQACANDSAIHQ; this is translated from the coding sequence GTGAGCAGGGATTCGCGGTTGGCGCGCATGGCGCATGTGATGGTGCACATGGCCTGCCATGATGGGGCGGCCACGTCGGACACCATCGCCCGTATGCTGGGCACCAATCCGGTGGTGGTGCGCCGGACCATGGCGGCCTTGCGCGACCGGGGTTACGTGGCGTCGGAGAAGGGGCCGCGCGGTGGCTGGCGCCTGCTGCGCCCGCTGGCCGATGTGACCCTGCTGGATATCCACCGCGCGCTGGAAACGGCGTCCGTCTTCACCCTGGGCCCGTCGGCGGAGCGGGCGGACTGCACGGTGGAGCATACCGCCAACCTGGCTATCCTGGACGCGATGGACCAGGCCAACGCCGCGCTGGAGGCGGCGCTGGGCCGGGTGCGCCTGTCGGACATCCTGGCCCAGGGGCTGGCGCTACGGCAGGCGCAGGCGCTGGCCGTGGGCCAGCCGCAAGCCTGTGCCAACGATTCCGCGATCCATCAATAA
- a CDS encoding 5'-methylthioadenosine/adenosylhomocysteine nucleosidase, which produces MTETTRPLGLICAIPEEIAHFGAHFQADSVQDIAGFTFQRGRMDGHDVVLVEAGIGKVNAAVVSTLLLQVFGCRALLFSGVAGGVDPELAIGDVVVATRLVQHDYGALAHGELKVYQPGVPPLPGFDEVHGYDLDAALVAKARAALDGLTLPALSAAATGGQARVPGIHFGTVLTGDQFLNCETSRDRLFRTFSAQAVEMEGASVAQVATRWGVPYLVVRSLSDLAGSDSHMDFPAFCQAAAAGAAELIRRLASVL; this is translated from the coding sequence ATGACCGAGACCACGCGGCCGCTGGGCCTGATTTGCGCCATCCCTGAGGAAATCGCCCATTTCGGCGCGCATTTCCAGGCGGACAGCGTGCAGGACATCGCCGGCTTCACCTTCCAGCGCGGCCGGATGGATGGCCACGACGTGGTGCTGGTGGAAGCCGGGATCGGCAAGGTCAACGCCGCCGTCGTCTCCACCCTGCTGTTGCAGGTGTTCGGCTGCCGCGCCCTGCTGTTCTCCGGCGTGGCCGGCGGCGTGGATCCGGAATTGGCCATCGGCGACGTGGTGGTGGCGACCCGCCTGGTGCAGCACGATTACGGCGCGCTGGCGCACGGGGAGCTGAAGGTCTACCAGCCGGGCGTGCCGCCCCTGCCGGGCTTTGACGAGGTCCATGGCTATGACCTGGACGCCGCCCTGGTGGCGAAGGCGCGCGCGGCCCTGGACGGGCTGACGCTGCCGGCCCTGTCGGCGGCGGCCACGGGCGGGCAGGCGCGGGTGCCCGGCATCCATTTCGGAACCGTGCTGACGGGTGACCAGTTCCTGAACTGCGAGACCTCGCGCGACCGGCTGTTCCGCACCTTCTCAGCCCAGGCGGTGGAGATGGAGGGCGCGTCGGTGGCCCAGGTCGCCACGCGCTGGGGCGTGCCCTACCTGGTGGTACGCAGCCTGAGCGATCTGGCCGGTTCCGACAGCCACATGGACTTCCCCGCTTTCTGCCAGGCGGCGGCGGCCGGGGCGGCCGAGCTGATCCGCCGGCTGGCGTCGGTGCTGTGA
- a CDS encoding ABC transporter substrate-binding protein → MTIIRSLQALLLGAALSAPPPALAEPAPQRVVSLNLCTDQLAALLLPPARIAALSHLARDPELSYVADRIGGIPVTQGGAEELLHLAPDLVLAGKYTAQPAVRLAKAHHIPVVQVGLIADFDGIRAQVRTVAAALGESARGEELLADMDRRLAAAAPTDARRPTALSLAPGAFTSGAGTLTAAVMAAAGLANYAEAHGLKGYGYLTVEGIAADPPDLLIANTAPKDRPSLSGALIDHPALRRALPPDRRPQLAENLLGCGGPYTAAAVEALALARADWLAHHGKVAP, encoded by the coding sequence TTGACGATCATCCGGTCCTTGCAGGCGCTGTTGCTGGGCGCAGCATTGTCGGCCCCGCCGCCGGCCCTGGCCGAACCAGCCCCGCAACGCGTGGTTTCCCTGAACCTGTGCACCGACCAGTTGGCAGCACTGTTGCTGCCGCCGGCGCGCATCGCCGCCCTGTCGCACCTGGCGCGCGACCCGGAACTGTCCTATGTCGCCGACCGTATCGGCGGCATCCCCGTCACCCAGGGTGGCGCGGAGGAACTGCTGCACCTGGCGCCCGACCTGGTGCTGGCCGGCAAGTACACGGCCCAGCCGGCGGTGCGCCTGGCCAAGGCCCACCATATCCCGGTGGTACAGGTGGGCCTGATCGCCGATTTCGACGGAATCCGCGCCCAGGTGCGCACCGTGGCCGCCGCCTTGGGCGAATCGGCCAGGGGTGAGGAACTGCTGGCCGACATGGACCGGCGCCTGGCCGCGGCCGCACCCACGGACGCGCGCCGCCCCACCGCCCTGTCGCTGGCGCCGGGCGCCTTCACCTCCGGCGCCGGCACCTTGACGGCCGCCGTCATGGCGGCGGCGGGCCTGGCCAACTACGCCGAGGCCCACGGCCTGAAGGGCTACGGCTATCTGACGGTGGAGGGCATCGCCGCCGACCCGCCCGACCTGCTGATCGCCAATACTGCGCCCAAGGACCGGCCGTCCCTGTCCGGCGCCCTGATTGACCATCCGGCCCTGCGCCGCGCCCTGCCGCCGGACCGCCGTCCGCAATTGGCGGAGAACCTGCTGGGCTGCGGCGGCCCCTACACGGCGGCGGCGGTGGAGGCCCTGGCCCTGGCCCGCGCCGACTGGCTGGCCCACCATGGGAAAGTCGCGCCATGA